Proteins from a genomic interval of Pseudodesulfovibrio nedwellii:
- a CDS encoding cytochrome ubiquinol oxidase subunit I, with amino-acid sequence MDVLMLSRLQFAAATMFHFIFVPLTLGLSVLIAFMETRYVQTGDEVYRKMAKFWGKIFLVNFALGVVTGITLEFQFGTNWSRYSAYVGDIFGSLLAIEATAAFFLESTFIGVWHFGWEKLSPKAHATVAWLVAGASNLSAIWILIANGFMQDPTGFVLRNGRAELTDFVAVITNKWAWLEFFHMIPAALCLAGFFLMGVSAWHLIRKSEVDFFQKSFNIGVTVALVFSIVVAAEGHIHGNNMSLKQPAKLAAMESHWETQTNAPMYLLVVPGEDGNLVEALPIPGALSFLAYNDFNAEVKGLNDFPKEDRPPVLITFLAFRTMVGIGTLMPAIALLGWVMRNKLDKIPLYLKVLPYCIPLPYIAIWAGWTLAEVGRQPWIVYGLMRTSDAVSPVGAGEVTFSFVLMCLLYSLLGAAGIWLMIKLAKKGPEDNSPIQV; translated from the coding sequence ATGGATGTGCTGATGCTTTCACGGCTGCAATTTGCTGCGGCCACCATGTTTCACTTCATCTTCGTCCCACTGACTCTGGGGCTATCGGTACTCATCGCGTTCATGGAAACAAGGTATGTCCAGACCGGCGATGAAGTGTATCGAAAAATGGCAAAATTCTGGGGAAAAATCTTCCTGGTCAACTTTGCCCTCGGTGTTGTCACCGGTATCACGCTGGAATTCCAATTCGGCACAAACTGGTCAAGATACTCCGCCTACGTGGGCGATATCTTCGGTTCGCTGCTCGCCATTGAAGCGACAGCCGCATTTTTCCTTGAATCCACCTTTATCGGCGTCTGGCATTTCGGTTGGGAAAAACTGTCACCCAAGGCTCACGCCACCGTGGCATGGCTGGTGGCCGGTGCTTCCAACCTGTCCGCCATCTGGATTCTCATTGCCAACGGCTTCATGCAAGACCCGACCGGTTTTGTCCTCCGTAACGGTCGCGCTGAGCTGACCGACTTTGTGGCAGTCATCACCAACAAGTGGGCATGGCTGGAATTCTTCCACATGATCCCAGCGGCTTTGTGTCTCGCAGGATTCTTCCTCATGGGCGTCTCCGCATGGCACTTAATCCGAAAGAGTGAAGTCGATTTCTTCCAGAAGTCCTTCAATATCGGTGTCACCGTAGCACTGGTCTTCTCCATAGTCGTTGCGGCCGAAGGGCACATCCATGGTAACAACATGTCCCTCAAGCAACCCGCCAAGCTGGCTGCCATGGAATCCCACTGGGAAACCCAGACCAATGCGCCCATGTACCTGCTGGTTGTTCCGGGTGAAGATGGCAATCTGGTGGAAGCCCTACCGATCCCCGGTGCTTTAAGCTTCCTGGCCTACAACGATTTCAACGCCGAGGTGAAAGGGCTGAACGACTTCCCCAAGGAAGACCGTCCGCCTGTGCTCATCACTTTCCTGGCCTTCAGGACCATGGTTGGCATCGGAACACTGATGCCTGCAATTGCTCTGCTCGGTTGGGTCATGCGCAACAAGCTTGATAAAATTCCGTTGTACCTCAAAGTACTACCGTACTGCATTCCGCTTCCCTATATCGCCATCTGGGCCGGTTGGACTCTGGCAGAGGTCGGACGTCAGCCGTGGATCGTCTACGGACTCATGCGCACCTCGGATGCCGTTTCACCAGTCGGGGCGGGCGAGGTCACATTCTCGTTCGTTCTCATGTGCCTCCTGTATTCCCTGCTTGGTGCAGCCGGTATATGGCTGATGATTAAGCTTGCCAAAAAGGGTCCCGAAGACAACAGCCCCATCCAGGTCTAG
- the cydB gene encoding cytochrome d ubiquinol oxidase subunit II codes for MENLIEIGSLHYYLAMIWFVLWGVLWAVYFILDGFDLGVGTLLPFLAKDEAEKRAMLNSTGPFWDGNEVWLIAAGGVTFAAFPYAYAQMFSGLYTALMLLLFTLIVRGVSFEFRSKVEHDGWKKLWDTAHAVCSFLPALLLGVTFGNIFQGLPLDATGFSQAGLLGLLNPYGLAGGVLFVVIFLMHGALWMTIRTTGELHTRAENLAIKLWPVEVVLTVLFLAFTAVSTKLFTNYLVYPILFVILLLPVAGLVLMRTYLGAKKYWMAWGASCLYIGGTALFGVVGIFPAIIPSNPSPANSLTILNSSSSELTLTIMLGVAVIFIPLIIGYQFWAYKTLATPITDEDIHY; via the coding sequence ATGGAAAATCTGATAGAAATCGGTTCGCTGCACTATTACCTGGCGATGATCTGGTTCGTCCTCTGGGGTGTGCTTTGGGCCGTCTATTTCATTCTGGATGGCTTTGACCTTGGCGTGGGGACCCTACTTCCCTTCCTTGCAAAGGATGAAGCAGAGAAACGGGCCATGCTCAATTCCACCGGCCCATTCTGGGACGGCAACGAAGTCTGGTTGATCGCAGCAGGTGGTGTCACTTTCGCAGCCTTCCCATATGCATATGCCCAGATGTTCAGCGGGCTATACACTGCCCTCATGCTGCTCTTGTTCACCCTCATCGTGCGCGGTGTGTCCTTTGAATTCCGTTCAAAGGTGGAACATGACGGCTGGAAAAAACTCTGGGACACCGCCCACGCGGTCTGTTCCTTCCTTCCCGCCTTGCTTCTCGGGGTTACCTTTGGAAACATCTTCCAGGGACTGCCTCTGGATGCAACCGGATTCTCCCAGGCCGGACTACTCGGCCTGCTCAATCCGTACGGTCTTGCTGGCGGCGTGCTGTTCGTCGTCATCTTTTTGATGCACGGCGCACTCTGGATGACCATCCGCACTACCGGCGAACTGCATACGCGGGCCGAGAATTTGGCCATCAAGCTCTGGCCAGTTGAAGTCGTCCTGACGGTCCTGTTCCTCGCCTTCACAGCCGTGAGCACCAAGCTGTTCACCAACTACCTGGTCTACCCGATCCTCTTCGTCATCCTATTGCTGCCCGTGGCCGGCCTGGTGCTCATGCGCACCTACCTCGGCGCGAAGAAGTACTGGATGGCATGGGGCGCATCTTGCCTGTACATCGGCGGGACAGCGTTGTTCGGTGTAGTCGGTATCTTCCCGGCCATTATCCCGTCCAACCCAAGCCCGGCCAACAGCTTGACCATTCTGAATTCCTCATCGAGTGAATTGACGCTGACAATTATGCTCGGCGTGGCCGTGATTTTCATCCCGTTGATTATCGGTTACCAATTCTGGGCATACAAGACCCTTGCAACGCCTATCACAGATGAAGATATTCATTACTAG
- a CDS encoding THUMP domain-containing class I SAM-dependent RNA methyltransferase: MDIFSQEAPILVTCPKGIPEYLDRELEQLGYSRRYVMDAGVQTYGSLKDCMNLNLWIRTGHRVLLELKRFRAFDTDELYREIRSLQWEEFIAKDGYFRVDASIRDTTVTDSRFAGLRVKDAVADRFMEMFDVRPDSGPETTGVCLFLHWRENQATIYLDTTGDPLPRRGYRKRPHTAPMQETLAAACVLSSGWPELAKQGGHFIGPMCGAGTLAIEAALMALNGAPGLLRDDFAFKQLLGFDQEFWDDMLGQAEDAENPEIKGRIIATDHDPEAIEAAKDNARLAGVGDFIEFALCDYSETEIPEGPGIVMLNPEYGQRLGEIQQLESVYSGIGDFFKQHCGGKTGFIFTGNSSLAKRIGLRTKSRKIFWNAKIECRLLEYELYAGTRKQK; the protein is encoded by the coding sequence ATGGATATTTTTTCTCAAGAGGCCCCCATTCTCGTCACCTGTCCCAAGGGTATCCCCGAGTATCTTGACCGTGAGCTTGAACAGCTCGGGTATTCTCGCAGGTATGTCATGGATGCTGGCGTTCAGACCTATGGTTCACTCAAGGATTGCATGAACCTGAATCTCTGGATTCGAACCGGTCATCGCGTGCTTCTTGAGCTTAAGCGATTCCGCGCTTTTGATACTGATGAACTCTATCGTGAAATTCGGTCCCTTCAATGGGAAGAGTTTATTGCCAAAGACGGGTATTTTCGAGTGGATGCTTCCATTCGCGATACAACGGTTACAGATTCCAGATTCGCTGGTTTGCGGGTCAAGGATGCTGTGGCTGATCGCTTCATGGAGATGTTTGATGTGCGGCCGGATTCAGGCCCGGAGACAACAGGTGTCTGTTTGTTCCTGCATTGGCGGGAAAATCAGGCGACCATCTATCTCGACACAACAGGTGATCCTTTGCCTCGGCGTGGGTACCGCAAGCGTCCCCACACTGCACCCATGCAGGAAACGCTGGCTGCTGCCTGTGTACTTTCTTCAGGATGGCCAGAGCTTGCCAAGCAGGGCGGACATTTCATCGGTCCCATGTGTGGCGCAGGCACTCTTGCCATTGAGGCTGCACTTATGGCTCTGAATGGTGCTCCTGGGTTGTTGCGGGATGATTTCGCTTTTAAGCAGCTTCTTGGATTTGATCAGGAATTCTGGGATGACATGCTCGGTCAGGCCGAAGATGCAGAGAACCCTGAAATCAAGGGTCGGATTATCGCGACCGATCATGATCCTGAAGCTATCGAGGCCGCCAAGGATAATGCCCGTCTCGCAGGAGTCGGTGATTTTATTGAGTTTGCTCTCTGTGATTATTCGGAAACAGAGATTCCTGAAGGTCCCGGTATTGTTATGCTCAACCCGGAATATGGCCAGCGGCTTGGCGAAATTCAACAACTCGAAAGTGTTTATAGTGGCATCGGCGATTTCTTTAAGCAGCACTGCGGTGGCAAAACAGGGTTTATTTTTACAGGTAACTCCAGTCTCGCCAAGCGCATCGGTTTACGCACTAAGAGTCGAAAGATTTTCTGGAACGCTAAAATCGAATGCCGGTTGCTCGAATACGAACTTTACGCCGGAACCCGTAAACAAAAATAA
- a CDS encoding DMT family transporter, which translates to MKKSLTYTYVLLITSMMLWGGTWVAGRVLVQYIHPMSAAFLRFTFASATLILMCWKTEGRIPRLARHEIIPVLGLGATGVFAYSYFFFTGLQTTSAGRAALIVACIPVCISVLSAVFYKERFGPIRIVGALISLVGVSVVIANGSPLALLSEGVSRGDFLILGCVASWTAYTMGGRSVTKTLSPLTSVAWSCIFGTMLLIPAAFANGLISDISNVPPVGWVCVVFLGVLATGFAYCWYYEAISIIGASRSGIFINTVPIFAVVMGFFLLDEPIHLSLALGGFMVITGVYLTNRQ; encoded by the coding sequence ATGAAAAAATCACTCACATACACATACGTTCTGCTCATTACCAGCATGATGCTGTGGGGCGGCACCTGGGTGGCTGGCCGAGTTCTGGTACAGTACATACACCCTATGTCCGCAGCTTTTCTGCGTTTTACATTTGCTTCAGCAACGCTCATCTTGATGTGCTGGAAAACAGAAGGACGCATTCCTCGACTCGCCCGCCACGAAATCATACCGGTCCTCGGCCTCGGTGCGACGGGCGTATTCGCCTATAGCTACTTCTTTTTCACCGGGCTACAGACGACTTCAGCCGGACGTGCCGCGCTCATCGTGGCCTGTATTCCGGTCTGCATCTCCGTACTCTCGGCCGTGTTCTACAAGGAAAGATTCGGCCCGATACGCATCGTTGGCGCACTCATTTCTCTCGTCGGGGTATCCGTGGTCATCGCCAACGGCAGTCCTCTCGCCCTTCTCTCCGAGGGAGTGAGTCGGGGAGACTTCCTGATTCTCGGCTGTGTAGCCAGTTGGACCGCCTATACGATGGGTGGACGATCAGTCACAAAAACCCTGTCTCCCCTCACTTCAGTGGCATGGTCCTGCATTTTCGGAACGATGTTGCTCATCCCCGCAGCCTTCGCAAACGGCCTGATTTCGGATATCAGCAACGTCCCGCCCGTAGGATGGGTTTGTGTCGTCTTTCTCGGAGTTCTCGCGACAGGATTCGCTTATTGTTGGTACTATGAAGCCATTTCCATCATCGGTGCATCCAGATCAGGTATCTTCATCAACACGGTCCCCATATTCGCAGTGGTCATGGGCTTTTTCCTGCTGGATGAACCTATCCATCTTTCTTTGGCCCTCGGTGGCTTCATGGTCATCACAGGCGTATACCTGACCAACAGACAGTAA
- a CDS encoding SlyX family protein produces MEKRLERLESLVALQDRTMEKLNDQLFEQQQQITGLEQLVRRLAGKVRELDADMEQSGGLDVPPPHYNG; encoded by the coding sequence ATGGAAAAACGTTTGGAACGACTGGAAAGCCTTGTGGCTCTTCAGGACAGGACCATGGAAAAACTAAACGATCAGTTGTTTGAACAACAACAGCAGATCACAGGTTTGGAACAATTGGTACGTCGGTTGGCGGGTAAAGTCCGCGAACTGGATGCAGACATGGAACAATCAGGCGGATTGGACGTTCCGCCGCCTCACTATAACGGATAA
- a CDS encoding cupin domain-containing protein, with the protein MTHPTAQQVIDHLGLIPHPEEGGWFLETHRSEESFTQEILPKRYSGNRCHSTAIYYLLTPDTYSHMHRLVTDEIFHFYAGDPCEMLQLHPNGNGEIITLGNDLLSDQNPQVRVPSSSWQGMRLLPGGTFALMGCTVAPGFEFADYSHGTRHDLIEKFPDFEVQISRLTTK; encoded by the coding sequence ATGACACACCCCACAGCACAACAAGTCATCGACCACCTCGGACTCATCCCGCACCCGGAAGAAGGTGGTTGGTTTCTTGAAACCCACCGTTCCGAGGAATCTTTCACGCAAGAGATTTTACCCAAACGGTACTCTGGCAACCGCTGCCACTCTACGGCCATCTACTACTTGCTAACGCCGGACACTTATTCTCATATGCATCGCCTCGTGACCGATGAAATATTTCATTTTTATGCAGGAGATCCGTGCGAGATGCTCCAGCTTCATCCAAATGGAAATGGGGAAATCATTACTTTAGGAAACGACTTGCTGTCCGACCAAAATCCACAGGTAAGAGTTCCGAGTTCCTCGTGGCAGGGTATGCGCCTCCTCCCCGGTGGCACCTTCGCCCTCATGGGATGCACTGTCGCCCCTGGCTTTGAATTCGCAGACTATTCTCATGGCACGCGGCATGACCTCATCGAAAAATTCCCAGATTTCGAAGTGCAAATCAGCAGACTGACAACCAAATAG
- a CDS encoding DUF7483 domain-containing protein — MLTPKETVGGRAVYPIEIAYSALCESGFSSSATVGYGCTIHFGFKPTAVNPVKPLGDPTNHYWITIQKVGNLRVNVYKNTVKIGEFSGAVPSTHAAFVSAVLTEFAGTDKGYYSDLIVFDDNATWPNPFNFLEVSDIVSGLVVRRQKLDEYIIKHTYLGFSDASNLGKDSSGNGNDWTFNNATQTVDTPTNNFCVLNPLSSLDNGTVQYSHGNCVRKCTGGAGDEWSTGTYVLPKIGRWAWRVETTAMSGPQSFSGIMKVKGASKSMVGLTGDSWGGSVAKNNLLPSSAIIMYDADLRELRIMRDNSPVEIWNNGVAVGTVAIVSDGDYVPVFGKYNSGDTLSSVVSFGSEDFDWLPAGYLPLCSNKLPTPCPLVSATVVDIVCRVGEGEDAGASLVDGAVGTPIGSTWTYNSDGNLSKAFNGITLSISSNGSQRLANAGPSPMIGKIWDEPKLISRARWYGASNYGITYQHHSREIQFQGSDDGTHWETLGTLTITDEKVATIDYAGSVAYLQHRMLIPGAGVDTVYLIEAQFFTGKVGTTAICSLGFCPDFVNIKNRDCSFKWTLCDSKRGATKMLNTNYDVWERSSAIALKSFDSNGYSLGPNDNCNKFDDRFIDLCLKAGSAHGFEIVTFDHVSGVETSVGHGFGKPVTFAMVKRRDGEDPWRIYHTALGQALGLKFDTTAASPMSWSNTATSFGFSHDAPTGQYVAYLFTDSDVFKAFSYVGNGLADGPFVSLGGKLLSVPFLKNTASSSTDWQNFDTRRSMTNPVNEGLIPSDNSAEWTGDVVLATSQGFKVIRPDAWINGAASTVVGLAILESTKYSNAF, encoded by the coding sequence ATGCTCACACCAAAGGAAACAGTTGGTGGAAGGGCTGTCTATCCGATTGAGATAGCCTATTCCGCCCTTTGTGAGTCGGGGTTCTCCTCTTCAGCCACGGTTGGGTATGGTTGTACAATCCATTTTGGATTCAAGCCGACAGCCGTTAATCCCGTCAAACCGCTTGGCGATCCGACGAATCACTATTGGATCACTATTCAGAAAGTCGGGAACCTTCGCGTCAATGTTTACAAAAATACAGTGAAAATCGGAGAGTTCTCCGGGGCTGTCCCTTCAACCCATGCCGCTTTCGTGTCGGCTGTCCTGACTGAGTTTGCCGGAACTGACAAGGGCTATTATTCTGACCTGATTGTTTTTGATGATAATGCAACATGGCCAAATCCTTTTAATTTTCTGGAAGTGTCAGATATTGTTTCCGGTCTTGTCGTTCGGCGTCAGAAGCTGGATGAATATATTATAAAACATACCTATTTGGGTTTTTCGGACGCCTCCAATTTGGGGAAAGACAGTTCTGGTAATGGGAACGACTGGACCTTTAACAATGCGACGCAGACCGTGGACACGCCAACCAACAACTTTTGTGTGTTGAATCCTTTATCTTCGTTGGACAATGGGACGGTTCAGTATTCTCATGGAAATTGTGTCAGAAAATGCACTGGTGGTGCAGGCGATGAATGGTCCACAGGCACATATGTTTTGCCGAAGATCGGCAGGTGGGCATGGAGGGTTGAAACTACTGCGATGTCAGGTCCTCAATCTTTTTCCGGAATCATGAAGGTTAAGGGCGCATCCAAAAGCATGGTCGGTCTAACAGGTGATTCCTGGGGTGGCAGTGTCGCTAAAAACAACTTGCTCCCTTCGTCTGCAATCATCATGTATGATGCTGATTTGAGAGAACTCAGGATCATGAGGGATAATTCTCCCGTCGAGATTTGGAACAACGGGGTTGCTGTAGGGACCGTCGCCATAGTGTCTGATGGGGACTATGTTCCGGTATTTGGTAAGTACAACAGTGGAGATACCCTTAGCAGTGTTGTCTCTTTTGGTTCCGAAGACTTCGATTGGCTTCCCGCCGGATATCTGCCGCTTTGTTCCAATAAACTCCCAACTCCCTGTCCCCTTGTCTCTGCAACCGTTGTAGATATCGTCTGTCGGGTGGGAGAAGGCGAGGATGCAGGAGCAAGTCTTGTTGATGGTGCTGTCGGTACACCGATTGGAAGTACGTGGACATACAATTCAGACGGTAATCTGAGCAAAGCATTTAATGGAATAACGTTGTCCATTAGTTCCAATGGTTCTCAGAGGCTGGCCAATGCTGGCCCATCTCCGATGATTGGAAAGATATGGGATGAGCCGAAATTGATTTCCCGCGCACGGTGGTACGGGGCTTCCAATTATGGAATTACCTATCAACATCATTCTCGTGAAATACAGTTTCAAGGGTCGGATGATGGAACACATTGGGAAACGCTTGGAACCCTAACCATTACTGACGAAAAAGTCGCTACCATAGATTACGCAGGGTCTGTCGCCTATCTGCAACATCGGATGCTGATTCCGGGGGCGGGCGTGGATACGGTGTACCTTATCGAAGCTCAATTCTTTACTGGAAAAGTGGGGACCACAGCTATTTGCTCATTGGGTTTTTGTCCTGATTTTGTAAATATAAAAAATAGGGATTGTTCTTTTAAGTGGACACTTTGCGACTCTAAGCGTGGCGCGACAAAGATGTTGAATACAAACTACGATGTGTGGGAGAGGTCGTCTGCCATTGCTCTCAAATCGTTTGATAGCAATGGATATTCGTTAGGTCCGAATGATAATTGCAATAAATTTGATGACAGGTTTATCGATCTTTGTTTGAAGGCCGGAAGTGCGCATGGGTTTGAGATTGTGACATTTGATCATGTTTCAGGCGTTGAAACCTCCGTGGGGCATGGATTTGGAAAACCTGTGACCTTTGCAATGGTCAAGCGGAGAGACGGGGAAGATCCATGGCGGATATACCATACTGCTCTAGGGCAAGCCCTTGGGTTGAAATTCGATACTACCGCCGCAAGCCCTATGTCGTGGAGTAATACAGCCACCTCATTTGGCTTTTCTCACGACGCGCCGACGGGTCAATATGTCGCGTACCTGTTCACTGATTCAGACGTGTTCAAGGCCTTTTCGTATGTTGGCAATGGCCTTGCTGACGGTCCGTTTGTGAGCCTTGGCGGGAAACTGCTTTCGGTCCCCTTCCTCAAAAATACAGCGTCTTCATCTACTGATTGGCAGAACTTTGATACCCGGAGGTCAATGACCAATCCGGTCAACGAGGGGCTTATCCCCTCGGATAATAGCGCCGAGTGGACAGGGGATGTTGTCCTTGCGACATCGCAGGGCTTTAAGGTCATTCGCCCGGATGCGTGGATCAATGGTGCTGCCAGTACAGTCGTTGGCCTCGCCATTCTTGAATCAACAAAATACAGCAACGCCTTTTAA
- a CDS encoding phage tail fiber protein produces MTIASLKTRDYFDGNGSTCVFELPFMFMRDEDVKVLVSDVEGVETVQILGSDYTLTGAGEQACGECHMNRTLQKGEVLFVRRCPALTQEADYLENGAFPAASHEAALDKLTMICQALSERLDRTISLRISSAVEGLVLPEPAADNVLGWNAAQDNLENKEIIDFGQVAIPISVTQGGTGATNPTEALIGLGFGATGMAVSCCSTGEEVLQTIDSEGNIVRTLSGSLLKAVYGDEAQVHTGTDLSELVVERNHVVWTLTEESHFTDVSLPYDGTYVFHVYPAGYELNLAVSYKMSEMLASPNPLAGEIRVVVEQFNARKTILVVQNMEV; encoded by the coding sequence ATGACTATCGCATCACTGAAGACAAGAGATTATTTTGATGGGAATGGGTCGACTTGCGTTTTTGAACTGCCGTTTATGTTTATGCGGGATGAAGACGTTAAAGTTCTTGTGAGTGACGTTGAAGGCGTTGAAACCGTACAGATTCTTGGCTCTGATTATACACTGACAGGGGCCGGAGAACAGGCGTGTGGGGAATGCCACATGAACCGGACTTTGCAGAAGGGGGAGGTCCTGTTTGTGCGTCGTTGTCCTGCTTTGACCCAGGAGGCGGATTATCTCGAGAATGGGGCTTTTCCTGCCGCATCCCATGAAGCGGCTCTGGATAAGTTGACCATGATTTGTCAGGCGTTGTCCGAACGGCTCGATAGGACGATCTCGTTGCGCATTTCATCCGCCGTAGAAGGTTTGGTTTTGCCGGAACCAGCCGCAGACAACGTCCTTGGTTGGAATGCCGCTCAAGATAATTTGGAAAATAAGGAGATCATAGATTTTGGTCAGGTTGCTATTCCTATCTCTGTGACGCAGGGCGGAACCGGGGCCACGAATCCCACGGAGGCCCTGATTGGCCTTGGGTTCGGAGCGACTGGTATGGCTGTGTCCTGTTGCAGTACCGGAGAGGAAGTTCTTCAGACCATTGATTCGGAAGGGAACATCGTTCGGACTCTTTCCGGCAGTTTGCTCAAGGCTGTCTATGGAGATGAGGCCCAGGTACATACCGGTACGGATTTGTCCGAACTGGTGGTGGAACGCAATCATGTTGTCTGGACCCTAACGGAAGAAAGCCATTTTACGGATGTATCCCTGCCGTATGATGGGACCTATGTCTTTCACGTATATCCCGCAGGCTACGAATTGAATCTGGCAGTTTCCTACAAGATGAGTGAAATGCTGGCGAGTCCCAATCCATTGGCTGGGGAAATTCGTGTGGTGGTTGAGCAATTCAATGCACGCAAGACCATTCTTGTTGTGCAGAATATGGAGGTCTAG
- a CDS encoding protoporphyrinogen/coproporphyrinogen oxidase — protein MKTQYLIIGAGPTGLGAAHRLKELGNDDFLILEQNDYAGGLSASFTDDKGFTWDIGGHVVFSHYKYFDTLMDSLLGDERLEHERESWVRSNDTWVPYPFQNNIRHLPKEARWECVKGLLPGNRTEVSPTNFAQWIDSIFGTGIAKHFMTPYNFKVWATPPELMQFNWIGERVSVVDLKKVLKNIILEQDDVAWGPNNTFKFPLKGGTGEIFRRLASRMEDRIQYGQSVVAIDAKSKKATTAEGLEIEYETLLNTAPLDMLASQWLTEKDDTMIDAAGKLTHNSVYVAGVGMDIKNDAERNSRCWMYYPESNSPFYRVTNFHNYSPNNVAKPGQQLGFMCESSFSEHKPEKLNELMDRTIEGLVNTSMMDAARKDDILTTWDIAVDYGYPVPCLERDKALAVLQPTLEAMQIYSRGRFGGWKYEVANMDHSVMQGVEWAERMVLGTPEKTYTLD, from the coding sequence GTGAAAACTCAATATTTGATTATCGGAGCAGGCCCCACCGGACTTGGCGCGGCTCATCGACTGAAAGAACTGGGCAATGACGATTTCCTGATTCTGGAACAAAACGACTACGCAGGCGGTTTGTCGGCCAGTTTCACGGATGACAAAGGATTCACTTGGGACATCGGTGGACACGTTGTCTTTTCCCATTATAAATATTTCGACACGCTCATGGACTCCCTACTCGGCGACGAACGACTGGAACACGAACGAGAATCATGGGTCCGTTCCAACGACACATGGGTGCCATACCCGTTTCAGAACAATATCCGCCATCTGCCCAAAGAGGCACGGTGGGAATGTGTCAAAGGACTGTTGCCGGGAAACAGGACCGAAGTCTCGCCCACAAATTTCGCACAGTGGATCGACTCTATTTTCGGGACGGGCATCGCAAAACATTTCATGACCCCATACAATTTTAAAGTATGGGCCACGCCACCTGAATTAATGCAGTTCAACTGGATCGGCGAACGCGTGTCTGTTGTGGACCTGAAAAAAGTGCTCAAAAACATTATCCTTGAACAGGACGATGTTGCCTGGGGACCAAACAATACTTTCAAATTTCCGCTCAAGGGTGGCACGGGTGAAATATTCCGGCGTCTGGCTTCACGCATGGAAGACCGTATTCAATACGGGCAATCTGTGGTCGCCATTGATGCAAAAAGCAAAAAAGCAACGACTGCTGAAGGGCTTGAAATCGAATACGAGACCCTGCTCAACACGGCTCCTCTCGACATGTTGGCAAGCCAATGGCTCACCGAAAAAGATGATACTATGATAGATGCCGCTGGCAAGCTCACCCATAATTCGGTCTATGTGGCAGGCGTGGGCATGGACATTAAAAATGACGCCGAGCGCAATTCCCGGTGCTGGATGTACTACCCAGAGTCAAATTCACCCTTTTACAGGGTCACAAATTTCCATAACTACTCACCCAACAACGTGGCCAAACCGGGACAGCAACTCGGATTCATGTGTGAATCATCCTTCTCCGAACACAAGCCGGAAAAGCTCAACGAACTGATGGACCGCACCATAGAGGGTCTGGTAAACACTTCCATGATGGACGCGGCCAGGAAAGACGACATCCTGACCACATGGGATATCGCTGTGGATTACGGATACCCCGTACCCTGTCTGGAGCGCGACAAGGCTCTTGCCGTACTTCAACCGACGTTGGAAGCCATGCAAATCTATTCCCGAGGCCGTTTCGGTGGCTGGAAATATGAAGTCGCCAACATGGACCACTCGGTTATGCAGGGTGTGGAATGGGCAGAACGCATGGTCCTCGGCACACCTGAAAAGACCTATACACTGGATTAA